A stretch of the Fusarium musae strain F31 chromosome 2, whole genome shotgun sequence genome encodes the following:
- a CDS encoding hypothetical protein (EggNog:ENOG41~BUSCO:EOG09260DFJ) has protein sequence MEDPTSIAKAKSLHRTSTRSDDLLQPQDNPSICRICRGEGTPEEPLFYPCKCSGSIKYVHQDCLMEWLSHSQKKYCELCKTSFRFTKLYAPDMPQSLPVHIFIGHMARYFFQNVLVWLRAALAISVWLCWLPYFMRGVWSFMFWVSDEGFGNTSMVARSNDTASSTENSLRGMSPSAVNFETCPGSPLFVATTTPASVANTLLDGLSEQNISDFFSRMMSIWGVAVKSDRPESANAISSRSMSIPPTLLGEVAFLNNLTRNPTLNRAVISILEGQIITVLVIVCFILVILVRDYVVQQQPEINMRPAFPAPENPVPQQEPMLVRPEEVEELPGPDESDDETLDTGDPFASANDVAFAAQVQADGRLRRRTNSELVIPPGLIETGPSEAGPAESQTPPDAGIAEERASVYEYLRIYRQADGDARKILELIHQEGLENKLSYWVDVTRRALQDEDDAPPLDLNADPYTSRERAGSFGSTVASSSRKAYTPGSDDFPTPMDVPGESSSGKGKEKEILPPLPRQTSEASSASLSRPRAVSDGPQLHDSVNPLANNSWSFVDLPVDTQEAGASSGLPDASQAALFGSKNYEQSTLDAAASALSDLRENENEPDRQVERTGTFGTPEPHASEQPPVAAVQEDGRPAGLVGRVTDFMWGDLDEQQRAAPDANAVDPVAAQQDDTDGWETELDEIHQDGPPPDAAAAGEPEEPEEPEDLGDGAAAGLDQEAMEDLEDFEGVMELIGMRGPVAGLFQNAIFCAVLVSVTIFACIFVPYNFGRVSLWVVANPMRLVRLIFEFSKLLQDAAVMAAGFCLWVAINMIDIFTGLIGGLVGSHVIIARKASWSLWTNAGSRVLDYTFMDLPMSAAEMQNFSAISHSALLAVKGNIGALFTITGKAVGFIFSGRIFTSSVSVDSIKSAAAVAWPKITALSSALLKPNSWVVNLGEADGPLNVNPELAHWSGLDRFWAIAAGYSTLFFFGALYLKRGSPFSRGHMLQAWEAGIIDTLHQASGIMKVIMIISIEMLVFPLYCGLLLDGALLPLFENTTFKSRLLFTYHYPMTSVFVHWFVGTGYMFHFALFVSMCRKIMRQGVLYFIRDPDDPEFHPVRDVLERNLATQLRKILFSAFVYGALVIVCLGGVVWGLSWAVPGVLPVHYSSNEPVLEFPVDLLFYNFLMPLAVSFFKPGDGLHAMYTWWFRTCARGLRLTYFLFGERKIDEEGSLSLGNAARAQQHPWYKTLFLELDTRYKVVPKTWTDFFDGGDAKPRPPLSNSEIRSLTRHKNHLKTANQLVDSGRFVRAPASDRIKIPKGKRVFLDVDEHGRRIDGQEDTDLYASNQYQMVYIPPHFRARVFLFILFIWIFAAVTGVGFTIIPLVFGRRMFKMLIPQHIRTNDIYAFSIGVYLLGSAAYLVFHARSVWAKIKDGVSAARASLAAGNLERRAAAVLLRGVKMLYAYSFLLVVFPLLISGLMELYLAIPLHTYMYPPTAASIQAAREGGPEASRHTVRVIQAWTLGLLYLKLGARMVTSMFPDTRLAVAVRTVLRGGWANPDIGVLTRAFVLPGLAIAGAAILGPPALTSALIKYNIIPGMEAGESELAEAARIAITYRHSYPAVALSALLVKNTIGLVKVFNGWTARIRDEAYLIGERLHNFGAAAAGAGRVRGAWRAGGARL, from the exons ATGGAAGATCCAACCTCGATTGCCAAGGCTAAGAGCCTACACCGAACCTCGACCCGATCCGATGATCTACTACAGCCTCAAGACAACCCCAGCATCTGCCGAATATGTCGAGGCGAAGGAACTCCAGAGGAACCGCTCTTCTACCCTTGCAAGTGCAGCGGTAGTATTAAATATGTTCATCAGGATTGCTTGATGGAGTGGCTATCCCATTCTCAAAAGAAGTACTGCGAGCTTTGCAAGACATCATTCCGATTCACCAAGCTATACGCCCCCGACATGCCTCAGTCTCTTCCAGTCCATATCTTCATTGGGCACATGGCCAGATATTTCTTCCAAAATGTCTTGGTATGGCTTCGTGCAGCCCTGGCCATCAGCGTTTGGCTCTGCTGGTTGCCTTACTTTATGAGAGGTGTCTGGTCATTCATGTTCTGGGTCAGTGATGAGGGTTTTGGCAACACTTCCATGGTGGCTCGCTCCAATGACACAGCGTCATCGACAGAAAACTCATTACGGGGGATGTCTCCTTCGGCCGTGAATTTCGAGACGTGCCCTGGAAGCCCCCTATTTGTGGCGACTACTACTCCAGCTTCGGTTGCCAATACTCTGCTTGATGGTTTATCTGAACAGAACATTTCTGACTTCTTCTCGCGTATGATGTCTATTTGGGGTGTTGCAGTCAAGTCTGATCGCCCTGAATCTGCTAACGCAATATCATCCCGGTCCATGTCCATACCACCAACCCTGCTTGGAGAGGTAGCTTTTTTAAACAACTTGACCCGAAACCCAACTCTCAACCGCGCTGTTATTTCGATCCTTGAAGGCCAAATCATCACTGTCCTGGTCATCGTTTGCTTCATTCTCGTTATTCTGGTTCGGGATTATGTtgttcagcagcagccagagATTAACATGCGCCCTGCCTTTCCAGCCCCTGAGAATCCCGTACCGCAGCAGGAGCCGATGCTTGTCCGGCCGGAGGAAGTAGAGGAACTGCCGGGCCCAGACGAATCAGACGATGAGACTTTGGACACCGGAGACCCTTTCGCCTCCGCAAATGATGTCGCCTTTGCCGCCCAGGTTCAGGCTGATGGACGTTTACGCAGGCGAACGAACTCTGAGCTCGTGATCCCTCCAGGCCTTATCGAAACTGGCCCTAGTGAGGCAGGTCCAGCTGAATCTCAAACCCCTCCAGACGCAGGTATTGCTGAGGAGCGTGCCAGCGTCTACGAATACCTTCGTATTTACCGACAGGCAGACGGTGATGCTCGAAAGATCCTGGAGCTTATCCACCAAGAGGGCCTTGAAAACAAGCTCTCGTACTGGGTTGATGTCACGCGCCGGGCTCTgcaagacgaagatgacgcgCCTCCCCTTGATCTTAACGCTGATCCTTACACTAGTCGAGAGCGAGCAGGAAGTTTCGGCTCTACTGTTGCCAGTTCATCTCGGAAGGCTTACACACCCGGTTCTGACGACTTTCCAACACCAATGGATGTACCCGGCGAATCTTCTTcaggcaagggcaaggaaaAGGAGATTCTACCACCTCTACCTCGCCAAACCTCCGAGGCAAGCTCAGCAAGTCTTTCTCGGCCTCGTGCTGTTTCCGATGGGCCTCAACTTCATGACTCAGTGAACCCTCTAGCTAACAACAGTTGGTCATTTGTAGACCTGCCTGTTGATACTCAGGAGGCAGGGGCATCAAGTGGGCTACCAGATGCTTCTCAAGCGGCACTGTTTGGATCCAAAAACTATGAACAGTCGACGCTCGATGCTGCGGCTAGTGCTTTGTCTGATTTGAGAGAAAACGAGAATGAGCCTGATCGTCAGGTTGAACGCACTGGAACGTTTGGAACTCCGGAGCCACACGCATCGGAACAACCTCCAGTTGCTGCAGTTCAGGAAGACGGTCGTCCCGCTGGCTTAGTCGGTAGAGTGACTGATTTCATGTGGGGTGACTTGGATGAGCAACAACGAGCTGCGCCAGATGCAAATGCCGTTGACCCCGTCGCCGCTCAGCAAGACGATACCGATGGTTGGGAAACTGAGCTTGACGAAATCCACCAAGACGGACCTCCACCTGATGCGGCTGCAGCCGGAGAGCCTGAGGAACCCGAGGAACCTGAGGATCTGGGCGATGGTGCAGCTGCAGGACTTGATCAAGAAGCCATGGAAGACCTCGAAGACTTTGAGGGTGTCATGGAGCTGATCGGTATGCGGGGACCTGTTGCCGGACTCTTCCAAAACGCTATCTTCTGTGCGGTCCTCGTTTCTGTGACAATCTTTGCTTGCATCTTTGTTCCCTACAATTTTGGACGTGTCAGTCTCTGGGTGGTTGCCAACCCCATGCGCCTTGTTCGACTGATCTTTGAATTCTCCAAGCTCTTACAAGATGCTGCCGTTATGGCTGCCGGGTTCTGTTTATGGGTTGCTATTAACATGATCGACATATTCACAGGCCTTATTGGGGGCCTTGTGGGCTCTCACGTCATCATCGCAAGAAAGGCTTCATGGTCCCTCTGGACCAATGCCGGTTCGCGCGTACTGGACTATACTTTTATGGATTTGCCCATGTCTGCAGCAGAGATGCAGAATTTCTCTGCTATCAGCCATAGTGCACTCCTTGCAGTTAAAGGCAATATTGGTGCTCTCTTCACAATCACCGGCAAGGCTGTGGGCTTTATCTTCAGTGGCAGAATCTTCACCAGCAGTGTTTCGGTGGATTCAATTAAATCGGCTGCTGCTGTAGCGTGGCCCAAGATTACCGCTCTTTCCTCTGCGCTATTGAAGCCGAATTCTTGGGTGGTCAACCTTGGAGAGGCCGATGGACCTCTTAACGTCAATCCGGAGCTGGCTCACTGGTCCGGGCTGGATCGCTTCTGGGCCATCGCAGCAGGCTATTCGACACTGTTCTTCTTCGGCGCACTTTACTTGAAGCGCGGGAGCCCATTCTCTCGGGGTCACATGCTTCAAGCTTGGGAGGCTGGCATCATCGATACCTTGCACCAAGCTAGTGGCATTATGAAGGTTATCATGATCATTAGCATTGAGATGCTTGTCTTCCCGCTTTATTGCGGACTCCTGCTGGACGGCGCCCTCCTTCCTCTTTTTGAGAACACGACCTTCAAGTCTCGCCTCCTTTTTACCTATCACTATCCCATGACTTCCGTCTTTGTTCACTGGTTCGTTGGCACTGGCTATATGTTTCATTTTGCCCTCTTTGTGTCAATGTGCAGGAAGATTATGCGCCAAGGCGTTCTCT ACTTCATTCGCGACCCAGATGACCCAGAGTTTCACCCTGTTCGTGATGTCCTGGAGAGGAACTTGGCCACGCAGTTGAGAAAGATTCTTTTCTCAGCTTTTGTGTACGGCGCCCTGGTCATAGTTTGTCTGGGCGGCGTGGTATGGGGACTGTCTTGGGCAGTCCCAGGAGTTCTTCCTGTTCACTACTCGTCCAATGAACCAGTACTCGAGTTCCCTGTGGACCTGCTCTTCTACAACTTCCTTATGCCACTTGCCGTCAGCTTCTTCAAACCTGGAGATGGACTTCATGCTATGTATACGTGGTGGTTCAGGACCTGCGCCCGAGGCTTGCGACTCACCTACTTCCTCTTCGGCGAACGAAAGATTGACGAGGAGGGAAGCTTGAGTTTGGGTAATGCCGCTAGAGCCCAACAACATCCATGGTACAAAACTTTGTTTCTGGAGCTCGATACCCGGTATAAGGTCGTACCCAAGACCTGGACTGATTTCTTTGATGGCGGTGATGCTAAACCAAGGCCTCCTCTTAGCAACAGTGAAATTCGCTCGCTCACTCGACACAAGAATCATCTCAAGACTGCGAATCAACTTGTCGATAGTGGACGTTTTGTTCGTGCACCTGCGTCCGATCGCATCAAGATACCTAAGGGCAAGAGGGTCTtccttgatgtcgatgagcaTGGGCGAAGAATCGATGGGCAGGAAGACACTGATCTCTACGCCAGCAACCAGTATCAGATGGTCTATATACCGCCTCACTTCCGAGCGAGGGTCTTCCTGTTCATCCTATTTATCTGGATCTTTGCGGCGGTCACAGGAGTTGGTTTCACCATTATTCCACTCGTGTTTGGCCGACGCATGTTTAAAATGCTGATTCCTCAGCATATCCGAACAAACGATATCTATGCATTCAGCATAGGTGTTTATCTTCTCGGTTCTGCAGCTTACCTGGTCTTCCACGCTCGCAGTGTTTGGGCGAAGATCAAGGATGGGGTTTCCGCTGCTAGAGCATCTCTGGCTGCTGGAAACCTTGAACGCCGCGCCGCGGCAGTTTTGTTACGGGGCGTCAAGATGCTTTATGCTTATTCTTTCCTCCTTGTTGTCTTCCCACTCCTGATCTCGGGGCTCATGGAGCTGTATCTTGCAATTCCCCTCCACACTTACATGTATCCTCCGACGGCGGCGTCAATTCAGGCCGCAAGAGAGGGTGGGCCGGAGGCTAGCCGTCACACGGTGCGTGTGATCCAAGCCTGGACACTGGGCCTACTATATTTGAAACTCGGTGCTCGGATGGTCACATCAATGTTCCCAGATACTcgccttgctgttgctgtccGAACGGTATTGCGAGGCGGGTGGGCGAACCCTGACATCGGCGTTCTGACACGAGCATTCGTGCTCCCAGGTCTTGCGATTGCTGGAGCTGCTATACTTGGGCCTCCAGCACTTACAAGCGCTCTGATCAAGTACAATATCATCCCAGGCATGGAAGCAGGAGAGAGCGAACTGGCAGAAGCTGCGCGAATTGCGATAACGTATCGACACTCATACCCAGCTGTTGCGCTGTCCGCCTTGCTGGTCAAGAACACGATTGGTCTGGTCAAGGTGTTTAATGGTTGGACGGCCCGCATACGGGACGAAGCCTACCTTATTGGGGAAAGGCTGCATAACTTTGGGGCTGCCGCTGCAGGAGCGGGAAGGGTCAGAGGTGCATGGAGAGCTGGAGGGGCAAGACTGTAA
- a CDS encoding hypothetical protein (EggNog:ENOG41) — protein MAESAGSIMNGNGHINGKANGKPVAGRRASIKKRRSIFAWTFSVVARLATWFAIYTVLFRCPPSLEQCDENSPSICKPYFQVKDTVQPHVQPYYDHYAAPYVEIARPYYDTVDSKVWQPTRAYAVQYGAPWVEKAQAHTQALWEKNGQPQLVKYQALARAHYDQSVGPYVNQAGEKLGPYYDIARTNGLQMYYEYLQPGYEFVHPYAIRGYDVASDFTTKTALPTAYWTWNKTYTFLDSNVWPHVRAVYVQNVEPQLVRIGERLGRYKTKTTKPIQESYSSSYTTGTTASSFQKPAPQSTSSVQTSSSQAPVATESPLPEVESASPDYINPVQAPPPTENESEKRRKAREMVAQDLETWQTKFATQADEGATDLEERVDEIAKRMIEENVNINGQKLFDDLETTIDRELTGLRNKIVELAGTNADGADVNQQIVTAVRSSGMAIKQKAQAIRQWRQSYDQELQETVVTVADVHFQVLDETRNLALQQIGMRWAWTDGITYKDWAKYHELKRTLNEWTEQLKQLIVTHPALLEAQDAAARVEDEGMEIASVAAKELARLKDVARYKVAAGDTSDNFDIEALKLAAEQAAAAKQAEAQTPVEDDSAASSLSEVVEEATSKAEEAEQNLEDFVASIAEPIEEEASEVAESASESVSSASSVFDEPNIIEKATSAVSSSAESIASDASSLIFEGEESASSIAKEASETVESLSSTASESAAPVIGEASSELSEVVESATNVAKSEDSSMSTPLASEASEVLIGDTFSVVSNGSEEPLEAGDKEPLVEIEEDPLTHRDETPLSEQHEHVKPAFLGAAAQEVPHRQIVLDDYVDTDAIASATDAAQSVYSNAVSRASEQYSSALSVVSAQIYGTPKPVHEQLLSSVSSSYDQAVSAAGDQFDKAKQAATTAAQQLPTTTTVPTWLDWERIESIASQRLNEGRLWAEIQYQSALIAAGLATPTPSSAPEKYYEQAKMNYYAGLGAAQDRYSRFLAGASSALSSLTATPTPTDLAGSASSVASVARESAASAAQAAGEAAGSVYSAAGDTVKSAAQAVDDSISSVVDAANEQISAAGLAIGDSWNNIVEQISGQVYGEPTQIAWYEHVWGDASSYAAKATDAAADKASIASEAAAASAVTASAEALRQYESVSELVSELISGKEPSFTESVLARFQRAYATAAANAESLRSQANEAAASAADKVGSAASEATEAVKETFQRAKDEL, from the exons ATGGCCGAGTCCGCCGGCTCGATCATGAACGGCAACGGCCACATCAACGGCAAGGCGAATGGAAAGCCTGTCGCAGGTCGCCGAGCATCAAttaagaagagaagaagtatTTTTGCATGGACTTTTAGTGTCGTCGCTAG ACTCGCGACATGGTTCGCCATCTATACAGTCCTCTTCCGATGCCCACCCTCGCTCGAACAGTGCGACGAGAACAGCCCGTCGATTTGTAAACCCTACTTCCAGGTTAAGGACACCGTGCAACCTCACGTCCAACCATACTACGACCACTATGCAGCGCCCTACGTTGAGATCGCCCGCCCATACTACGATACTGTCGATAGCAAGGTCTGGCAGCCCACTCGCGCATATGCTGTTCAATATGGAGCTCCATGGGTCGAGAAGGCGCAGGCGCATACCCAGGCTTTGTGGGAGAAGAACGGACAGCCTCAGCTTGTCAAGTACCAGGCTCTTGCGCGTGCGCATTATGACCAATCTGTTGGCCCTTACGTGAACCAAGCTGGCGAGAAGCTAGGCCCATACTACGACATCGCTCGCACCAATGGTCTGCAGATGTACTACGAGTACCTCCAGCCAGGCTATGAATTTGTTCACCCATACGCCATTCGAGGTTATGATGTAGCTTCCGACTTTACCACCAAGACTGCTCTCCCCACAGCTTACTGGACATGGAACAAGACTTATACCTTCCTTGACAGCAACGTTTGGCCTCACGTTCGAGCCGTCTACGTCCAGAACGTTGAGCCCCAGCTTGTTCGCATCGGCGAGCGATTGGGACGTtacaagaccaagaccaccaagccCATCCAGGAAAGCTACTCCTCGAG CTACACCACTGGAACAACTGCCTCATCTTTCCAGAAGCCTGCTCCTCAGAGCACTTCATCTGttcaaacatcatcatctcaggCTCCCGTTGCCACTGAGAGCCCTCTGCCTGAAGTTGAATCTGCTTCTCCTGACTACATTAACCCTGTCCAGGCCCCTCCTCCCACCGAAAATGAGAGTGAGAAACGACGAAAGGCTCGCGAAATGGTGGCTCAGGACCTCGAGACTTGGCAGACAAAGTTTGCTACTCAAGCTGATGAGGGTGCTACTGACTTGGAGGAGCGCGTTGACGAGATTGCCAAGCGCATGATTGAGGAGAATGTCAACATTAACGGTCAGAAGCTCTTTGACGACCTTGAGACCACAATTGATCGAGAGCTCACCGGCCTTCGAAACAAGATCGTTGAACTTGCCGGAACTAACGCGGATGGTGCTGATGTAAACCAACAGATCGTCACTGCTGTGCGATCTTCTGGAATGGCCATTAAGCAGAAGGCTCAGGCCATTCGGCAATGGCGCCAAAGCTATGACCAGGAACTCCAGGAGACTGTTGTCACTGTCGCCGATGTTCATTTCCAGGTTCTTGACGAGACTAGAAACCTCGCCCTGCAACAGATCGGAATGAGGTGGGCCTGGACAGATGGCATCACTTACAAGGACTGGGCCAAGTATCACGAGCTCAAGCGTACGCTCAATGAGTGGACTGAGCAACTGAAGCAATTGATCGTTACCCACCCAGCTCTGCTCGAGGCCCAGGACGCCGCTGCACGAGTTGAGGACGAGGGAATGGAGATTGCCTCTGTGGCTGCTAAGGAGCTGGCTCGCCTTAAGGACGTTGCCCGCTACAAGGTTGCTGCCGGAGATACATCAGACAACTTTGACATTGAGGCTTTGAAGCTTGCTGCCGAGcaggcagcagcagctaaGCAAGCTGAGGCTCAGACCCCGGTTGAGGACGACAGTGCCGCCTCCAGCCTTTCAGAAGTCGTTGAAGAGGCAACCTCTAAAGCAGAGGAGGCCGAACAGAACTTGGAAGATTTTGTCGCTTCCATTGCCGAGCCCATCGAGGAGGAAGCATCCGAAGTTGCCGAATCTGCCAGCGAGAGTGTTTCCAGCGCTTCATCTGTTTTCGACGAGCCTAACATCATCGAAAAGGCTACCTCAGCCGTTTCAAGCAGTGCCGAATCCATTGCCAGCGACGCCTCCAGCCTCATTTTCGAAGGCGAAGAGAGTGCTAGCAGCATTGCCAAGGAAGCCTCAGAGACTGTTGAGTCTCTATCCTCCACTGCCTCCGAATCCGCCGCCCCCGTTATTGGAGAAGCGTCTAGCGAGCTCTCGGAAGTTGTCGAGTCAGCCACCAATGTCGCAAAGTCAGAAGACAGCAGTATGTCGACCCCCCTTGCCTCGGAAGCATCTGAAGTGCTTATCGGTGACACCTTTTCCGTAGTCAGCAATGGTAGTGAAGAGCcccttgaggctggtgacAAGGAGCCACTCgtcgagattgaggaggacCCCCTGACCCACCGTGACGAGACGCCTCTCTCTGAACAGCATGAGCATGTCAAGCCTGCTTTCCTCGGTGCTGCGGCCCAAGAGGTCCCTCACCGACAGATCGTCCTTGATGACTATGTTGATACGGATGCGATTGCTAGCGCCACCGATGCTGCGCAGTCTGTGTACTCGAACGCCGTTTCTCGTGCCTCTGAGCAATACTCGAGCGCTCTCTCAGTCGTCTCTGCTCAGATCTATGGTACCCCTAAGCCAGTCCATGAGCAGCTTCTCTCTTCTGTCTCCTCTTCTTATGACCAGGCAGTCTCAGCCGCCGGTGATCAGTTTGACAAGGCTAAGCAGGCCGCTACCACCGCCGCTCAGCAACTTCCTACCACCACTACCGTCCCTACCTGGCTCGACTGGGAGCGTATTGAATCCATTGCTTCCCAGAGACTCAACGAAGGTCGACTTTGGGCCGAGATCCAGTACCAGAGTGCTCTCATCGCTGCTGGACTCGCCACACCTACACCTTCTTCCGCCCCTGAAAAGTACTATGAGCAGGCCAAGATGAACTACTATGCTGGCCTCGGTGCCGCCCAGGACCGATACTCTAGATTCCTGGCTGGTGCATCTTCTGCTCTCTCTTCCCTAACCGCTACCCCTACTCCCACTGACCTTGCAGGATCTGCCTCCTCTGTTGCTTCTGTGGCGAGGGAGTCCGCTGCTTCCGCTGCCCAGGCGGCAGGTGAAGCTGCAGGATCTGTTTACTCTGCTGCTGGCGACACCGTCAAGTCTGCGGCTCAGGCTGTTGATGACTCCATCTCTTCGGTCGTCGACGCTGCCAACGAGCAGATCTCAGCCGCCGGCCTTGCCATTGGTGATTCTTGGAACAACATTGTCGAGCAAATCAGTGGCCAAGTTTACGGCGAACCTACCCAGATCGCCTGGTACGAGCATGTTTGGGGTGACGCCAGCTCGTATGCCGCCAAGGCCACCGACGCTGCTGCTGACAAGGCATCAATTGCCTCTGAAGCAGCTGCTGCATCCGCCGTCACCGCCTCAGCTGAGGCACTTAGACAGTACGAATCCGTGAGCGAGCTTGTCTCCGAGCTCATCAGCGGCAAGGAGCCCTCGTTCACCGAGAGCGTCCTGGCCCGATTCCAGAGAGCCTACGCCACCGCTGCCGCCAACGCCGAAAGCCtcagaagccaagccaacgaAGCTGCGGCCTCTGCCGCTGACAAGGTTGGTAGTGCAGCCAGCGAGGCTAccgaggctgtcaaggagacCTTCCAGCGTGCGAAGGACGAGTTGTAA
- a CDS encoding hypothetical protein (EggNog:ENOG41), with protein MCRAVRYVYPECGHPVDPDPKVWALQKCIPAVSFGRDCWFPRDLPENYIEKKPWPNDNLVEPCRMPHPPAYSDSTFEVSDAEAQDKEDTPSSVTLSDVGKDGNLTIDDIDTIEGEEFDFWAPVEVRFEDEDSPVILADKKTVLADMEPLYLDPADNYHHDEISLLEDGEVEDPELTAYVASRVWTDEENACFTKVIEETNEELAMFSTEDNIDWIRVSSVDTSAPLGYDHYFPPEPKDEEVMDVQNFHWFKP; from the coding sequence ATGTGCAGAGCAGTTCGATACGTCTATCCCGAGTGCGGTCATCCCGTTGATCCTGACCCCAAAGTCTGGGCACTCCAGAAATGTATTCCTGCAGTATCCTTCGGCAGAGATTGCTGGTTCCCTCGCGACCTGCCCGAGAACTacatcgagaagaagccctGGCCTAATGATAACCTCGTTGAGCCTTGCCGCATGCCTCACCCACCAGCCTACTCCGACAGTACCTTTGAGGTCAGTGATGCAGAGGCGCAGGATAAGGAAGACACCCCCTCCTCCGTTACCCTCAGCGACGTGGGCAAAGACGGCAATCTGACTATTGACGACATTGACACCATCGAGGGAGAGGAGTTCGACTTCTGGGCTCCTGTGGAAGTCAGatttgaggacgaggactCGCCCGTTATCCTCGCTGACAAAAAGACTGTCCTTGCCGATATGGAACCTCTGTACCTCGACCCAGCCGACAACTATCACCACGATGAGATCAGCCTCCTCGAGGACGGCGAGGTCGAGGACCCCGAACTCACCGCCTACGTAGCATCTCGTGTCTGGACCGACGAAGAAAACGCCTGCTTCACTAAGGTGATCGAAGAGACGAACGAAGAGCTCGCCATGTTTTCAACGGAGGACAACATCGACTGGATTAGAGTCTCTTCTGTAGACACATCTGCCCCTCTTGGCTACGACCATTATTTTCCGCCGGAGcccaaggatgaagaagtcatGGATGTGCAGAACTTTCATTGGTTTAAGCCCTGA